From Chryseobacterium shandongense, the proteins below share one genomic window:
- a CDS encoding pirin family protein — MSNIGLIIEEKSADIGNFLVGRLLPFREKRAVGPFVFIDHMGPAELKNYQNLDVPPHPHIGLSTLTYLLEGSIFHRDSVGSAIEIQPGAVNWMTAGKGVVHSERTPEYLRHSDKRLHGFQIWVGLPKHLEQSEPTFHHTEANEIPVWDEDGIQYKLIAGEAFGRKSPVPVHSKLFFIEIKTKEAKKISIGKDLYGEAAMYVLDGTVSTDGNSYGSKQLMIAKDTKLCEFDMSENGTVYLFGGEPFDEERFIFWNFVNSDKEMIEQAKVNWNDQNHEAFPLVPGDEDDYVPLPKAILNRKP, encoded by the coding sequence ATGTCAAATATCGGACTTATTATAGAAGAAAAATCTGCAGACATAGGAAACTTTCTTGTAGGCAGACTTTTACCTTTCCGTGAAAAAAGAGCGGTTGGACCTTTCGTTTTTATCGATCACATGGGACCTGCCGAACTGAAAAATTATCAGAATCTTGATGTTCCGCCGCATCCGCATATCGGCCTTTCCACGTTAACCTATCTGCTGGAAGGTTCTATTTTTCACAGAGACAGCGTAGGAAGCGCTATTGAAATCCAACCCGGAGCCGTAAACTGGATGACTGCCGGAAAAGGCGTTGTGCATTCAGAAAGAACCCCCGAATACCTGAGACATTCAGACAAGAGACTGCACGGATTCCAGATCTGGGTAGGCCTTCCTAAACATCTCGAACAATCCGAACCTACGTTTCACCATACTGAAGCAAATGAAATCCCGGTCTGGGATGAAGACGGAATACAATACAAACTTATCGCAGGAGAAGCTTTCGGAAGAAAATCTCCGGTTCCGGTACACAGCAAATTGTTTTTTATTGAAATTAAAACAAAAGAGGCTAAAAAGATCAGCATCGGAAAAGACCTTTACGGAGAAGCAGCCATGTACGTGCTGGACGGAACGGTTTCTACAGACGGAAATTCTTACGGTTCCAAGCAGCTTATGATTGCCAAAGACACCAAACTCTGTGAGTTCGATATGAGCGAAAACGGAACGGTTTATCTTTTCGGAGGTGAACCTTTTGATGAAGAACGTTTTATATTCTGGAATTTTGTAAATTCAGACAAAGAAATGATCGAGCAGGCGAAAGTAAACTGGAATGACCAGAATCACGAAGCTTTCCCCTTAGTTCCGGGAGATGAAGACGATTACGTACCACTCCCTAAAGCCATTTTAAACAGAAAACCTTAG
- a CDS encoding GNAT family N-acetyltransferase yields MKPEFEPIPLQDTGERFEIELNGNHAFIDYRRMGSQIALNHTEADILIAGTGAAEAVVEKTLHYIEDHQKKALPFCPYIQAFIRKNPEWKRVVDERFHGYDQI; encoded by the coding sequence ATGAAACCAGAATTCGAGCCTATTCCCTTACAGGATACCGGAGAACGATTTGAAATAGAGCTTAATGGCAATCATGCATTTATTGATTACCGCCGGATGGGTAGCCAGATCGCCCTGAACCATACTGAAGCTGACATTCTTATTGCAGGAACCGGTGCTGCTGAAGCCGTAGTGGAAAAAACGCTGCATTATATTGAAGATCATCAGAAAAAAGCGCTCCCATTTTGTCCTTACATACAGGCATTTATCAGGAAAAATCCTGAATGGAAACGTGTAGTGGATGAAAGATTCCACGGATACGATCAGATTTAA
- a CDS encoding pirin family protein, translated as MATKQVQKIISPKPAHFVGDGFRVHNFIPGIQGIDMKRMDPFIMLDYNSKFHFNGTDQPRGVGVHPHRGFETVTIAYSGRVQHHDSAGGGGIIGEGDVQWMTAAKGVLHKEYHEKEWAKAGGIFQMVQLWVNLPSVYKMSCPKYQAIRNTDMTKADLGENGFIEIIAGTYEDQKGPASTFSPVNVMNAKLKKDGKAEFNFPADFNTAALIIEGSISVNKEDKIPVNHFVLFKNEGETFSIEAKEDSIILIISGMPLNEPIYAHGPFVMNSRKEIMQAFEDYNLGRFGYLED; from the coding sequence ATGGCAACCAAACAAGTACAAAAAATCATCTCGCCGAAGCCCGCTCATTTTGTGGGTGATGGTTTCCGGGTTCATAATTTTATTCCGGGAATACAAGGCATTGATATGAAAAGAATGGATCCTTTCATCATGCTGGATTACAATTCGAAATTTCATTTTAACGGAACAGACCAGCCAAGAGGTGTTGGCGTACATCCGCACAGAGGCTTTGAAACCGTTACGATAGCTTATAGCGGACGTGTACAGCATCACGACAGTGCAGGCGGAGGAGGAATTATCGGTGAGGGTGATGTACAATGGATGACCGCAGCCAAAGGAGTTCTTCACAAAGAATATCATGAAAAAGAATGGGCGAAAGCTGGTGGAATTTTCCAGATGGTGCAGCTTTGGGTGAATCTTCCGTCAGTATATAAAATGAGCTGCCCAAAATATCAGGCTATCCGGAATACGGACATGACAAAAGCTGATCTTGGAGAAAATGGCTTTATTGAAATTATTGCAGGAACATACGAGGATCAGAAAGGTCCGGCTTCAACCTTCAGTCCTGTTAATGTAATGAACGCCAAACTAAAAAAAGATGGCAAAGCAGAATTTAATTTTCCGGCTGATTTTAATACAGCAGCTTTAATCATTGAGGGAAGCATTAGCGTGAACAAAGAAGATAAAATTCCGGTAAATCATTTTGTTTTATTTAAAAATGAAGGCGAAACTTTTAGCATTGAAGCTAAAGAAGATAGTATCATTCTTATTATCAGCGGAATGCCACTGAACGAACCTATTTATGCACACGGCCCTTTTGTGATGAATTCACGAAAGGAAATCATGCAGGCTTTTGAAGATTACAATCTAGGAAGATTTGGTTATCTGGAGGATTAA
- a CDS encoding DHA2 family efflux MFS transporter permease subunit: MSEAVSQPNSIKKILPLILATAIFMQMLDSTVLNTSLPAIARDLKESPLNMQNAIISYVLTLAVFMPASGFLADRFGTKKVFIASILLFSIGSLFCALSQNLTHLVISRVIQGIGGSLMTPVGKLALIKTFDKNELLKAMNFAIIPALIGPVLGPLVGGYMVDYLSWHWIFLINIPIGILGITLGLKFMPNYKSADVDFDFKGFLIFAAASLLLSISLELFGDLQNTTPVLVVFILGFLFMYYYYRHAKRDESPIFPLNLFQVRTFRVGIVGNLATRLGISSVPLLLPLMIQIAYKQSAVTSGWIIAPMALTAIFGKSYVIKILDKFGYRQTLMTNTFIIGTLICLLAIPDINTPLYWFVPIIAILGFFNSIQFTSMNTISIADLRNFQTSSGNSLLSVNQQLAIGFGIAFGLIVLKIFENTDLIHGEPHNAFRYTFLTIGILTIISGFVFRRLHISDGKNMKSKA, translated from the coding sequence ATGTCAGAAGCCGTTTCGCAACCCAATTCGATAAAAAAAATATTACCACTGATTTTAGCAACCGCAATCTTTATGCAGATGCTGGATTCTACTGTTCTCAACACCTCACTTCCTGCCATTGCAAGAGATCTGAAAGAATCGCCGCTGAATATGCAGAATGCGATCATCAGCTACGTTTTAACATTAGCGGTATTCATGCCGGCCAGCGGATTTCTCGCAGACCGATTCGGGACGAAAAAGGTTTTCATTGCATCCATTTTATTATTCAGCATAGGTTCCCTTTTCTGTGCCCTGTCCCAGAACCTTACACATCTTGTTATTTCAAGAGTAATACAAGGTATTGGGGGAAGTCTCATGACACCTGTCGGAAAACTGGCGCTTATTAAGACATTCGACAAGAACGAATTGCTTAAAGCCATGAATTTTGCTATCATCCCTGCATTGATAGGCCCGGTTCTAGGTCCGCTCGTCGGAGGTTATATGGTTGATTATCTTTCCTGGCATTGGATTTTCCTTATTAATATTCCCATCGGTATTCTGGGAATAACGTTAGGATTAAAATTTATGCCCAATTACAAATCGGCAGATGTTGATTTCGACTTTAAAGGTTTTCTGATTTTCGCGGCAGCCTCCCTCCTTCTCTCCATTTCTCTCGAGCTTTTCGGAGACCTTCAGAATACCACACCGGTTCTTGTGGTCTTCATTTTGGGATTCCTCTTTATGTATTATTACTACCGCCATGCGAAAAGAGATGAAAGTCCTATATTTCCTTTAAACTTATTCCAGGTAAGAACTTTCAGAGTAGGAATTGTAGGAAATTTGGCTACAAGACTGGGAATCAGCTCTGTTCCGTTATTGCTGCCACTGATGATACAGATCGCTTACAAACAATCGGCAGTTACATCAGGATGGATCATCGCTCCTATGGCGCTTACGGCAATTTTCGGAAAATCATATGTCATTAAAATATTGGATAAATTCGGTTATCGGCAGACGCTCATGACCAATACTTTCATTATCGGGACCCTTATCTGCCTGCTTGCTATTCCGGACATTAATACTCCCCTGTATTGGTTTGTACCGATTATTGCGATCTTAGGATTTTTCAACTCGATACAATTTACCTCGATGAATACCATTTCCATTGCTGATCTCCGTAATTTCCAGACCAGCAGCGGAAATTCACTTTTATCCGTAAACCAGCAGTTGGCTATTGGCTTTGGGATTGCTTTCGGGCTTATTGTTTTAAAGATTTTTGAAAACACTGATCTTATCCATGGCGAACCTCACAATGCTTTTCGCTATACCTTTCTTACCATCGGGATTCTAACGATTATTTCGGGATTTGTTTTCAGGAGACTTCATATTTCGGATGGGAAAAATATGAAATCCAAGGCATAA
- the asnB gene encoding asparagine synthase B, with product MCGIVCLFDAKQKTEILRPQVLEMSKKIRHRGPDWSGVFQNEKVVFSHERLAIVDPTSGKQPLFTKDGKVVLAVNGEIYNHRELKEEFPDYEFQTQSDCEVILALYKKYGKDFIEKLNGIFAFSLYDTENDIYLIARDHMGICPLYQGWDKNGNYYVASELKALEGICKKIETFLPGHFVYSKDGSELQQWYKRDWEDYDAVKDNETDINILRKGLEDAVHRQLMSDVPYGVLLSGGLDSSVISAVTAKYARQRVESGDTQEAWYPRLHSFAVGLVGSPDLAAAQKAAEYIGSVHHEVNFTVQEGLDAIRDVIYHLETYDVTTVRASTPMYLLARVIKSMGIKMVLSGEGSDELFGGYLYFHKAPNAKEFHDETVRKLGKLHLYDCLRANKALMSWGIEGRVPFLDKEFMDIAMTINPKDKMVNAAEGKIEKWVLRKAFEDLLPESIAWRQKEQFSDGVGYSWIDTLKEVAEKEVTDEMMANARFRFPVNTPQNKEEYRYRSIFEEHFPSETAAATVPSVPSVACSTPIALEWDEAFKNMNDPSGRAVKVHETSYGEQV from the coding sequence ATGTGTGGAATTGTATGTCTCTTTGACGCAAAACAAAAAACTGAAATATTAAGACCTCAGGTTCTTGAAATGTCTAAAAAAATCCGTCACCGCGGCCCGGACTGGAGCGGGGTCTTCCAAAATGAAAAAGTAGTTTTTTCTCATGAAAGACTTGCCATTGTAGATCCTACATCAGGAAAACAGCCGCTTTTTACCAAAGACGGAAAAGTTGTTCTTGCTGTAAACGGTGAAATTTATAACCACAGAGAATTAAAAGAAGAGTTTCCGGATTATGAATTTCAGACACAGTCAGACTGTGAAGTGATTTTAGCCTTGTACAAAAAATACGGAAAAGATTTTATAGAAAAATTGAATGGTATCTTTGCTTTTTCCCTCTACGATACCGAAAACGACATTTACCTCATCGCTCGTGACCATATGGGAATCTGCCCGCTGTACCAAGGATGGGATAAGAACGGAAACTATTATGTAGCTTCCGAGCTGAAAGCACTGGAAGGCATCTGCAAAAAAATTGAAACCTTTTTACCCGGCCATTTTGTATACAGCAAAGATGGAAGTGAACTTCAGCAATGGTACAAAAGAGACTGGGAAGATTATGACGCTGTTAAAGATAATGAAACAGATATCAATATTTTAAGAAAAGGTTTGGAAGATGCGGTACACAGACAACTCATGAGCGATGTTCCTTACGGTGTACTGTTATCCGGAGGCTTAGACTCTTCCGTAATTTCTGCGGTAACTGCAAAATATGCAAGACAGAGAGTAGAAAGCGGGGACACGCAGGAAGCATGGTATCCCCGATTGCACAGCTTTGCAGTAGGACTTGTCGGTTCACCCGATCTGGCAGCAGCCCAAAAAGCCGCGGAATATATCGGATCAGTTCACCATGAGGTAAACTTTACTGTTCAGGAAGGCCTGGATGCCATCCGTGATGTAATTTATCATTTAGAAACCTATGATGTTACCACTGTGAGAGCTTCTACGCCAATGTATCTTCTGGCAAGGGTCATCAAATCAATGGGAATTAAAATGGTACTGTCCGGAGAAGGGTCAGATGAATTGTTTGGTGGATATTTATATTTTCATAAAGCACCTAACGCTAAAGAATTCCACGATGAAACCGTGAGAAAACTTGGAAAACTTCATCTCTACGATTGTCTGCGTGCCAATAAAGCACTGATGAGCTGGGGTATTGAAGGCCGTGTTCCTTTTTTAGATAAAGAATTTATGGATATTGCGATGACCATCAACCCTAAAGATAAAATGGTAAATGCTGCCGAAGGAAAAATTGAAAAATGGGTATTGAGAAAAGCTTTCGAAGACCTCCTTCCGGAATCGATCGCATGGAGACAAAAAGAACAGTTTTCAGATGGTGTAGGTTATTCCTGGATTGATACATTGAAAGAAGTTGCAGAAAAAGAGGTAACTGATGAGATGATGGCAAATGCAAGATTCAGATTTCCTGTAAATACGCCTCAGAACAAAGAAGAATACCGTTACCGATCTATTTTTGAAGAGCATTTCCCAAGTGAAACAGCTGCTGCAACCGTTCCTTCAGTGCCTTCCGTAGCCTGCTCCACTCCTATTGCCCTGGAATGGGATGAAGCTTTTAAGAATATGAATGATCCAAGCGGAAGGGCTGTAAAAGTGCATGAAACATCTTACGGAGAGCAAGTTTGA
- a CDS encoding GLPGLI family protein has product MFQKISLSFFIVLSLFSFSQTYEVQYTNSYNGKVIPDQTPVLVWANEKENFILNTKIREQKAAFPFEITKIEKPSNTIISYAFLKPDEIISTSDAESVAKQTFEFTDETKKILGYNCKKAVTKINSNTIEIWYTNDLKIKGGPSSLGQSLGFVLEIERNKNSLLSASSIKKIKKTDIDKILSSPVTSTDQLGYKDMLWKSRFTTLKVFENETINFSGDSKSDSQIKRFANGTIILKKIKFPKIKEGDNIFVELKQQSNGDAYDRTGTVFFIPQDKKESFLDGLENGVKTLPVYDNGNGKQYFGVTTTENFNPAVEMMRFFTAFGISKFNNLQLKDKTWQTISPYRQDITELKPSLSEKELWIGTFIGNYDKGGHKVSLEITIHKSEQNIHKNNAVIPLFNSLNIMEMVGQDYATMFNKDKGLTVEFTLEKDLENAQLRYITSGHGGWENGDEFVPKTNSIFIDGKMVFSFIPWRSDCGSYRLYNPASGNFGDGLSSSDLSRSNWCPGTVTNPNFISLGDLKAGKHTIQIKIPQGPTEGNSFSSWNVSGSLLGNE; this is encoded by the coding sequence ATGTTTCAAAAAATTTCACTCAGTTTTTTTATTGTATTATCCCTGTTCTCTTTTTCGCAAACTTATGAAGTTCAGTATACAAATTCTTACAACGGAAAAGTAATCCCGGATCAGACTCCGGTTTTGGTCTGGGCCAATGAAAAGGAAAATTTTATTCTGAATACTAAAATCAGAGAACAAAAAGCAGCATTTCCATTTGAGATCACTAAAATTGAAAAGCCTTCAAATACCATAATTTCCTATGCGTTTTTAAAACCGGACGAAATTATTTCTACTTCCGATGCAGAATCGGTCGCAAAACAAACCTTTGAGTTCACAGACGAAACAAAGAAAATTTTAGGTTACAACTGTAAAAAAGCAGTAACCAAAATCAACTCCAACACCATTGAAATCTGGTACACCAACGATCTTAAAATTAAAGGCGGACCATCATCATTGGGACAAAGCTTAGGGTTTGTATTGGAAATTGAAAGAAATAAAAATTCTCTTCTATCTGCCAGTTCAATTAAAAAAATAAAGAAAACGGATATTGATAAAATCCTCAGCAGCCCCGTAACATCTACCGATCAACTTGGCTACAAAGACATGCTATGGAAGAGCAGATTCACCACTTTAAAAGTTTTTGAAAACGAAACCATCAACTTTTCCGGGGATTCTAAATCAGACAGCCAGATTAAAAGATTTGCCAATGGAACCATTATCCTGAAAAAAATTAAATTCCCGAAAATTAAGGAAGGCGATAATATCTTCGTAGAACTGAAACAGCAATCCAATGGTGATGCTTATGACAGAACGGGCACGGTATTCTTTATTCCACAAGATAAAAAAGAATCTTTCCTAGACGGATTGGAAAATGGCGTAAAAACGCTTCCTGTGTATGACAACGGGAACGGAAAGCAATATTTTGGTGTTACAACAACAGAGAACTTTAATCCTGCAGTAGAAATGATGCGTTTTTTTACTGCTTTCGGAATCAGCAAATTTAATAACCTTCAGCTTAAAGACAAAACGTGGCAAACCATCAGTCCATATCGTCAGGATATTACTGAACTAAAGCCATCTTTGAGCGAAAAAGAATTGTGGATAGGTACCTTTATAGGAAACTATGATAAAGGCGGTCACAAAGTAAGCCTGGAAATCACCATCCATAAAAGCGAGCAGAATATTCATAAAAACAACGCCGTGATTCCTCTATTTAACAGTCTTAATATTATGGAAATGGTGGGACAGGATTATGCTACCATGTTTAATAAAGATAAAGGCTTAACGGTTGAATTCACACTGGAAAAGGATCTGGAAAATGCGCAGTTGAGATACATTACCAGCGGTCATGGAGGTTGGGAAAACGGTGATGAATTTGTACCAAAAACCAACTCCATATTTATAGACGGTAAAATGGTATTTTCTTTTATTCCGTGGAGATCAGATTGTGGTTCTTATCGTCTTTACAATCCGGCATCGGGAAATTTCGGGGATGGACTTTCCTCCTCAGACCTGAGCCGCTCAAACTGGTGTCCCGGAACCGTTACAAATCCTAATTTTATTTCTCTTGGAGACCTTAAAGCCGGTAAGCATACCATTCAAATAAAAATTCCTCAGGGACCAACCGAAGGAAACAGCTTCAGCTCATGGAATGTTTCCGGCTCACTGCTAGGTAACGAATGA
- a CDS encoding RsmB/NOP family class I SAM-dependent RNA methyltransferase, translated as MELIHRNLAIGIHDALQETFFEKNKYADKVIERLLKANKKWGSQDRAVVSEIFYNIIRWKKRLEYYMGEGVKPNNVYKLMIAYLLWSKTNYKKFEEFDGIKIADILTKLKKGTVPTKAIEHSIPEWLAETLEKELGDKWEKEMYALNEQAPTVLRANSLRTSTKELISDLADENITSYPVRNYPDAVQLEEKKNVFLTTAFKEGLFEVQDASSQKIGYFLDVKEGQRVVDACAGAGGKTLHLAALMGNKGQIIALDIFDWKLAELKRRAKRAGAHNIETRLITDNKVIKRLHDKADRLLIDAPCSGLGVLKRNPDSKWKIDQDFIDRIKKEQQQIIQDYSKMLKVGGKMVYATCSILPSENNEQIAEFLKNNPNFKMIKDEKVMPSEGYDGFYMALIERVS; from the coding sequence ATGGAACTTATTCACAGAAACTTAGCCATCGGTATTCACGATGCTTTACAGGAAACATTTTTTGAGAAAAATAAATATGCCGATAAAGTAATCGAAAGACTTTTAAAAGCAAACAAAAAATGGGGAAGCCAGGACAGAGCTGTTGTTTCTGAAATTTTCTACAACATTATCCGTTGGAAAAAACGCCTGGAATATTACATGGGAGAAGGAGTGAAACCCAACAACGTCTATAAATTAATGATCGCTTATCTCCTTTGGAGTAAAACCAACTATAAAAAGTTTGAAGAATTTGACGGAATAAAAATTGCCGACATTCTTACAAAACTAAAAAAAGGTACCGTTCCCACAAAAGCCATCGAACATTCTATCCCGGAATGGCTTGCAGAAACCCTTGAAAAAGAACTGGGAGATAAATGGGAGAAAGAAATGTACGCCTTAAACGAACAGGCACCAACTGTTTTGAGAGCCAATTCTTTACGAACCAGTACAAAAGAGCTTATTTCTGATCTTGCCGACGAAAACATTACTTCTTATCCTGTAAGAAATTATCCGGACGCAGTACAGCTGGAGGAGAAAAAGAATGTTTTCCTTACCACTGCTTTTAAGGAAGGTTTATTCGAAGTACAGGATGCTTCGTCTCAAAAAATCGGGTATTTTCTGGACGTAAAAGAAGGTCAGCGTGTCGTTGATGCCTGTGCCGGAGCGGGTGGAAAAACCCTGCATCTTGCCGCATTAATGGGCAACAAAGGACAAATCATCGCATTAGATATCTTCGACTGGAAATTGGCGGAACTGAAACGCCGCGCCAAAAGAGCCGGAGCCCACAATATTGAAACACGTCTTATCACAGATAACAAAGTGATCAAGAGACTTCACGATAAAGCAGACCGTCTGTTAATTGATGCTCCTTGTTCTGGATTGGGTGTTTTAAAAAGAAACCCGGACAGCAAATGGAAAATAGATCAGGATTTTATCGACCGAATTAAAAAAGAACAGCAGCAGATTATCCAGGATTATTCTAAAATGCTGAAAGTAGGTGGGAAAATGGTGTATGCAACGTGTTCTATTTTACCGTCTGAAAACAATGAACAGATAGCAGAATTCCTGAAAAACAATCCTAATTTCAAAATGATCAAAGATGAAAAGGTAATGCCAAGCGAAGGATACGACGGGTTTTACATGGCTCTTATTGAAAGAGTTTCATAA
- a CDS encoding zinc ribbon domain-containing protein YjdM, whose protein sequence is MSDSVLCPKCGSEFTYPSDNMMVCSQCFYEWNPEETAASVSDSGKILDSNGNELQDGDSVVVIKDLPVKGAPKPVKAGTKVKNIRLRPDSDHNIDCKIDGFGSMALKSEFVKKA, encoded by the coding sequence ATGAGTGATTCTGTACTTTGTCCGAAATGCGGCTCCGAATTTACCTACCCAAGTGATAATATGATGGTGTGTTCCCAGTGTTTTTACGAATGGAATCCTGAAGAAACAGCTGCAAGTGTTTCAGATTCGGGAAAAATTTTAGATTCAAATGGCAACGAACTGCAGGATGGAGATTCGGTAGTCGTTATCAAAGATCTTCCGGTAAAAGGAGCACCGAAGCCGGTAAAAGCAGGAACAAAAGTGAAAAACATCCGCCTGAGACCGGACAGCGATCATAATATTGACTGTAAAATTGATGGTTTCGGTTCTATGGCCCTGAAATCGGAATTTGTGAAAAAGGCATAA
- a CDS encoding sulfate/molybdate ABC transporter ATP-binding protein codes for MLLEINNLNFSYSVEKPLFQNLSLHFDEGKIIALAGESGCGKSTLLSLIYGLIDWQSGTIIFDGEKLLGPKGNLVPGEAKMKFVAQNFDLMPYATVAENVGKFISNINLAQKRETVTELLEVVGLEEFAHVLPKYLSGGQQQRVAIARALSVMPKLLILDEPFSNLDFPRKIELREKLFRYVKQQNISLIISTHELQDIIPWLDEIVVLQNGEIIQQGNPEQAFKNPFNAYVAKLFGEVNIFNEHEIADFQLPKFSYYPKEIRISETGFEAEVLESRFAGNHYWNKVKTLNKELIIYTDQKIENPVAISFY; via the coding sequence ATGCTATTAGAAATAAACAATCTGAACTTTTCATATTCTGTAGAAAAACCTTTGTTTCAGAACCTTAGCCTGCATTTTGACGAAGGTAAAATCATTGCGCTTGCCGGAGAAAGCGGATGCGGAAAATCAACTTTACTAAGCCTGATTTACGGACTTATCGACTGGCAGAGCGGAACTATTATTTTTGACGGTGAAAAACTGCTTGGCCCGAAAGGAAATCTGGTTCCCGGAGAGGCAAAAATGAAATTTGTTGCCCAGAATTTTGATCTGATGCCTTATGCCACCGTTGCTGAAAATGTAGGAAAATTTATTTCAAATATTAATCTGGCACAAAAGCGAGAAACGGTTACAGAACTTCTTGAAGTTGTGGGACTTGAAGAATTTGCACACGTTCTCCCGAAATACCTGAGCGGCGGACAGCAGCAGAGAGTTGCCATCGCAAGAGCACTTTCCGTGATGCCCAAGCTCCTGATTCTTGACGAGCCTTTCAGCAATCTTGATTTTCCGAGAAAAATTGAGCTGCGGGAAAAGTTATTCCGGTATGTAAAGCAACAAAATATTTCACTGATTATTTCAACGCATGAGCTTCAGGATATTATTCCGTGGCTGGATGAAATTGTTGTCTTACAAAACGGAGAAATCATTCAGCAGGGAAATCCGGAACAGGCTTTCAAAAACCCATTTAATGCTTATGTTGCCAAACTTTTCGGTGAAGTCAATATTTTTAACGAACATGAGATTGCAGATTTTCAGCTTCCGAAATTTTCCTATTATCCTAAAGAAATACGAATCTCCGAAACCGGTTTTGAAGCCGAAGTCCTAGAAAGCCGGTTTGCAGGAAATCATTATTGGAATAAAGTAAAAACGCTGAATAAAGAACTAATTATCTATACCGATCAGAAAATTGAAAATCCGGTTGCTATTTCATTTTACTGA
- a CDS encoding YceI family protein, with amino-acid sequence MKRKLFSVVFSVFLAASLTISCKKEKPVSSESNDTVAAKDGNQFTVDTLNSKVEWKGYKIFKSENTSHFGTIKFESGDVTVKDDKLQSGKFVADMTSLTSEDLKDDAGQMEKLNGHLKSADFFEVEKFPTASYEITKVSPLAEGDYNTVLDGNLTVKGITKPITFKANVSAKDGVVSIATEPTDINRDDFGVKFQSPVANGVIKNEITLQINVKALEKK; translated from the coding sequence ATGAAAAGAAAGCTATTTTCGGTAGTTTTTTCTGTTTTTTTAGCCGCATCTCTCACTATTTCTTGTAAAAAGGAAAAACCTGTAAGTAGTGAAAGCAACGACACAGTGGCTGCTAAAGACGGTAACCAGTTTACGGTAGATACCTTAAACAGTAAAGTAGAGTGGAAGGGTTATAAAATCTTTAAATCTGAAAATACAAGCCATTTCGGAACCATTAAGTTTGAAAGTGGCGATGTAACAGTAAAAGACGATAAACTGCAAAGCGGAAAATTCGTAGCAGATATGACTTCCCTTACTTCGGAGGATCTTAAGGACGATGCAGGACAAATGGAAAAACTTAACGGACATCTGAAAAGTGCAGATTTCTTTGAAGTGGAAAAGTTTCCTACCGCATCTTATGAGATTACAAAAGTCTCTCCTTTGGCCGAGGGCGATTACAATACTGTCCTAGACGGAAATTTAACCGTAAAAGGTATCACAAAACCAATCACGTTTAAAGCTAATGTCTCTGCGAAAGATGGTGTGGTAAGTATAGCTACCGAGCCAACAGATATCAATAGAGATGATTTTGGAGTGAAATTTCAGAGTCCGGTGGCGAACGGAGTTATTAAAAACGAAATCACGCTTCAGATTAATGTGAAAGCTTTAGAAAAAAAATAA